One segment of Curtobacterium poinsettiae DNA contains the following:
- the nudC gene encoding NAD(+) diphosphatase: protein MTVEFAARLPLSRNELDRDAEFRTTDDVERVLRDDEHTRYLPVRGAEMLRNADGTLRFVTAPEIPVDTVTLYLGRAVSDAADAPAGTRFVAALIDSATATAIEPDDDAWQSLRMFGTELSPRDQGLAVEAVAMANWHAVHGFSPRTGSPTAVVSGGWVRRDPEGHDLFPRTDAAIIVGVVDADDRILLGSNAAWDADRYSLLAGFVEPGESLEDAVRREVWEESGVRVEEPEYLGSQPWPFPASLMVGFRARAVGGDPTTARPDGVEILDVRWFSRDEIRERAGDTLLLPGRTSIARAIIEEWYGGPLDLP, encoded by the coding sequence GTGACCGTCGAGTTCGCCGCCCGGCTCCCGCTCTCCCGCAACGAACTCGACCGCGACGCCGAGTTCCGCACGACCGACGACGTCGAGCGCGTCCTGCGCGATGACGAACACACCCGGTACCTGCCGGTGCGTGGTGCCGAGATGCTCCGGAACGCCGACGGCACCCTGCGCTTCGTGACCGCGCCGGAGATCCCGGTCGACACCGTGACCCTGTACCTCGGCCGTGCGGTGTCGGACGCCGCCGACGCCCCGGCGGGTACCCGCTTCGTCGCCGCCCTGATCGACAGTGCGACGGCGACCGCCATCGAACCCGACGACGACGCCTGGCAGAGCCTCCGGATGTTCGGCACCGAGCTCTCGCCGCGCGACCAGGGCCTGGCGGTCGAAGCCGTCGCGATGGCCAACTGGCACGCCGTGCACGGCTTCTCGCCGCGCACCGGGTCGCCCACCGCCGTCGTGAGCGGCGGATGGGTCCGCCGCGACCCCGAGGGGCACGATCTCTTCCCGCGCACGGACGCGGCGATCATCGTCGGGGTCGTCGACGCCGACGACCGGATCCTGCTCGGTTCCAACGCCGCCTGGGACGCCGACCGGTACTCGCTGCTGGCCGGGTTCGTCGAGCCGGGGGAGTCGCTCGAGGACGCCGTCCGTCGCGAGGTCTGGGAAGAGTCCGGCGTCCGCGTCGAGGAGCCCGAGTACCTCGGCTCGCAGCCGTGGCCGTTCCCCGCGTCGCTGATGGTGGGCTTCCGTGCCCGCGCAGTCGGCGGTGACCCCACGACCGCCCGCCCCGACGGCGTGGAGATCCTGGACGTCCGGTGGTTCTCGCGCGACGAGATCCGCGAGCGCGCCGGCGACACCCTGCTGCTGCCGGGACGCACCTCGATCGCCCGCGCCATCATCGAGGAGTGGTACGGCGGGCCGCTGGACCTGCCGTGA
- a CDS encoding ATP-dependent helicase — translation MSAAGPRAATGAGAVEPRPPSPDELLAALDAEQRAVARTLLGPVAVLAGAGTGKTRAITHRIAYGVATGTYAPNHVLALTFTTRAAGELRSRLRALGAGTVQARTFHAAAMAQLSYFWPDTVGGHAPKIVESKGRMIAHAADTVGMHVDTPVLRDLAAEVEWRKVQMLSLDEYEAAAADRVMPRDTTPRRVIDLMKAYERLKDDRRQLDFEDVLLATLGMVESEPRVASYVRQQYRFFVVDEYQDVSPVQHDLLRAWLGGRDDLCVVGDASQTIYSFAGASSDYLLGFGSEFPRGSVLRLERNYRSTREVVSAANTLMRGQPGALDLVAQSQEPGPEPVVLACVHDGDEAQTIARRIAEVIGAGASYGDCAVLFRVGAQSAALESALGRNGIPYRVQGGTRFFNRPEVKLAVHHMRGEAIRQTDDELTRRVRLVLQVSGWTETPPEGTGAVREQWEALQAIMGLAEDAPAGTTMQQFTQDLVDRAATHHEPEVDAVTLATLHSSKGLEWPHVVIAGAAEGLLPISHASTDTEVDEERRLFYVGLTRARRSVTITWSQQGSTRGGARAPSRFLAALGTRTADGAGPANG, via the coding sequence GTGAGTGCCGCCGGTCCGCGCGCCGCAACGGGCGCAGGGGCGGTCGAGCCCCGGCCGCCGTCGCCCGACGAACTGCTCGCCGCGCTCGACGCCGAGCAGCGGGCGGTCGCCCGCACCCTGCTCGGTCCGGTCGCGGTGCTCGCCGGCGCCGGGACGGGCAAGACCCGTGCGATCACGCACCGGATCGCCTACGGCGTCGCCACCGGGACCTACGCCCCGAACCACGTCCTCGCGCTGACCTTCACGACCCGTGCCGCCGGCGAGCTGCGGTCGCGCCTGCGCGCGCTCGGGGCCGGGACGGTCCAGGCGCGCACCTTCCACGCCGCCGCGATGGCGCAGCTCAGCTACTTCTGGCCGGACACCGTCGGCGGGCACGCCCCGAAGATCGTCGAGTCCAAGGGGCGGATGATCGCCCACGCCGCGGACACGGTCGGCATGCACGTCGACACCCCGGTGCTCCGCGACCTGGCCGCCGAGGTCGAGTGGCGCAAGGTGCAGATGCTCTCGCTCGACGAGTACGAGGCCGCCGCCGCCGACCGGGTGATGCCGCGCGACACCACACCGCGCCGGGTCATCGACCTGATGAAGGCGTACGAGCGACTGAAGGACGACCGGCGGCAGCTCGACTTCGAGGACGTCCTGCTGGCGACCCTCGGCATGGTCGAGTCCGAGCCCCGCGTGGCGTCGTACGTGCGGCAGCAGTACCGGTTCTTCGTCGTCGACGAGTACCAGGACGTCTCGCCCGTCCAGCACGACCTGCTGCGCGCCTGGCTGGGCGGCCGGGACGACCTGTGCGTGGTCGGGGACGCCAGTCAGACCATCTACTCGTTCGCCGGCGCCTCGAGCGACTACCTGCTCGGGTTCGGGTCGGAGTTCCCACGCGGGTCGGTCCTGCGCCTCGAGCGGAACTACCGCTCCACTCGCGAGGTCGTGTCCGCTGCCAACACGCTGATGCGCGGCCAGCCCGGCGCGCTCGACCTGGTGGCCCAGAGCCAGGAACCGGGCCCGGAGCCGGTCGTGCTGGCCTGCGTCCACGACGGCGACGAGGCACAGACCATCGCCCGGCGCATCGCCGAGGTCATCGGGGCCGGAGCGTCCTACGGGGACTGCGCCGTGCTCTTCCGCGTCGGGGCGCAGTCCGCCGCGCTCGAGTCCGCGCTCGGCCGGAACGGCATCCCGTACCGCGTGCAGGGAGGCACCCGGTTCTTCAACCGCCCGGAGGTCAAGCTCGCCGTCCACCACATGCGCGGCGAGGCGATCCGGCAGACCGACGACGAGCTGACCCGACGGGTCCGGCTGGTGCTGCAGGTCAGCGGTTGGACGGAGACACCGCCGGAGGGCACCGGCGCAGTGCGCGAGCAGTGGGAAGCGCTGCAGGCGATCATGGGCCTGGCCGAGGACGCCCCCGCCGGCACGACGATGCAGCAGTTCACCCAGGACCTGGTGGACCGTGCGGCGACGCACCACGAGCCCGAGGTCGACGCCGTCACGCTCGCGACGCTGCACTCGTCGAAGGGTCTGGAGTGGCCGCACGTGGTCATCGCCGGCGCCGCCGAGGGGCTCCTGCCGATCTCGCACGCGTCGACCGACACCGAGGTGGACGAGGAACGACGCCTGTTCTACGTCGGGCTGACCCGAGCCCGCCGATCCGTCACGATCACGTGGTCGCAACAGGGCTCCACGCGTGGGGGAGCCCGGGCTCCGAGTCGGTTCCTGGCAGCGCTCGGCACGCGCACCGCGGATGGGGCCGGACCGGCGAACGGCTGA
- a CDS encoding TOMM precursor leader peptide-binding protein — MGIRIDPTLEFVWRDPATVQLGVDPPRAVVAVPTTGEERFLDGLRRETGHDVLAGLAAASGCSPERAAGVLGAASPAVVEVLPEPLERIEVHGDGVLADIVATFLSGEGVTVSRTTAPAGGPIALPEPEPRLAVVVADHVVDPALRAAWTRRGVPHLAVVVGDGRVRLGPFVVPGAGPCLQCAEYARVDDDPAWPAIAAQVWGRHPAPLSPWRAAAVAAATTRMLLERLPLRTQLAEPDQLVFERDDLSVSRSPVRPHPRCACRALPGTDSEPGLPHAWSPVATT; from the coding sequence ATGGGCATCCGCATCGATCCGACGCTCGAGTTCGTCTGGCGTGACCCCGCCACGGTCCAGCTCGGGGTCGATCCTCCACGCGCCGTCGTCGCGGTGCCCACCACGGGGGAAGAGCGTTTCCTCGACGGCCTGCGACGAGAGACCGGCCACGACGTGCTGGCAGGCCTGGCGGCCGCGTCGGGGTGCTCGCCGGAACGTGCTGCGGGTGTGCTCGGTGCGGCGTCGCCCGCGGTGGTCGAGGTCCTGCCCGAGCCGCTCGAACGCATCGAGGTGCACGGCGACGGTGTCCTCGCCGACATCGTGGCGACGTTCCTCTCCGGCGAGGGTGTGACGGTCAGTCGCACCACCGCGCCCGCCGGGGGCCCGATCGCGTTGCCCGAGCCCGAACCGCGCCTCGCCGTGGTGGTGGCCGACCACGTCGTCGATCCGGCGCTCCGCGCCGCGTGGACCCGCCGGGGCGTGCCGCACCTGGCGGTCGTCGTCGGGGACGGACGCGTCCGTCTCGGTCCGTTCGTCGTGCCGGGAGCCGGGCCGTGCCTCCAGTGCGCTGAGTACGCACGCGTCGACGACGACCCGGCCTGGCCGGCGATCGCCGCCCAGGTGTGGGGGCGGCACCCCGCACCGCTGTCGCCGTGGCGAGCAGCGGCGGTGGCCGCCGCCACGACGCGGATGCTGCTGGAACGGCTCCCGCTCCGGACGCAACTGGCCGAGCCCGACCAGCTCGTCTTCGAGCGCGACGACCTGTCGGTCAGCCGTTCGCCGGTCCGGCCCCATCCGCGGTGCGCGTGCCGAGCGCTGCCAGGAACCGACTCGGAGCCCGGGCTCCCCCACGCGTGGAGCCCTGTTGCGACCACGTGA
- a CDS encoding zinc-dependent metalloprotease translates to MPDEPQPGPDDDFQEMLRKLLSGEGQIDPSQLAGAAGLPNDPASVANLMSQLQRAAQSGGDGIDFSATAERATAIARDGGHPVDPATSQAADQAFQVAALWLDEVTTVAELTATPSLYTREQWAKATVPVWTQIAEPVAFSIADALTEAIDQRAPEQLKAMLGDVSKAMRGIGGALFAIQLGQVVGQLSKEVVSGGDVGVPLLDEQVAALLPQNVAEFAEGLDVSEDEVRIYLAVRELAHARLFRSARWLRLHIISSITDYARGIHIPFDRVEELAADIDPTNQEQLRDALASGALIPPRTAEQDAALARLETMLALVEGWVDTVTAAATVRLPKAGAIAEMVRRRRAAGGPAESAFATLVGLELRPRRLREAAAMWQRVTDELGAEQRDALWSHFDLVPTSDDVDAPDALVARLRNPSQSDEDDAFDRALEDLLNDSTGARPHEDESGRVADDPEGGADDEPGNDTGDQPR, encoded by the coding sequence ATGCCTGATGAACCACAGCCGGGGCCGGACGACGACTTCCAGGAGATGCTGCGCAAGCTGCTCTCGGGCGAGGGGCAGATCGACCCGTCGCAGCTCGCCGGTGCCGCCGGTCTGCCGAACGACCCGGCCTCCGTGGCGAACCTGATGAGCCAGCTCCAGCGCGCCGCGCAGTCCGGCGGTGACGGCATCGACTTCTCGGCCACCGCCGAACGCGCCACCGCGATCGCTCGGGACGGCGGCCACCCCGTCGACCCGGCCACCTCGCAGGCCGCCGACCAGGCGTTCCAGGTCGCCGCATTGTGGCTCGACGAGGTCACGACGGTCGCCGAACTGACCGCGACCCCGAGTCTGTACACGCGTGAGCAGTGGGCCAAGGCGACCGTCCCGGTGTGGACGCAGATCGCCGAGCCGGTGGCCTTCAGCATCGCCGATGCCCTGACCGAGGCGATCGACCAGCGTGCTCCCGAGCAGCTCAAGGCGATGCTCGGCGACGTCTCGAAGGCGATGCGCGGCATCGGCGGGGCGCTGTTCGCGATCCAGCTCGGCCAGGTCGTCGGGCAGCTGTCGAAGGAGGTCGTGTCCGGCGGTGACGTCGGCGTGCCGCTCCTCGACGAGCAGGTCGCAGCACTCCTGCCCCAGAACGTCGCCGAGTTCGCCGAGGGCCTCGATGTCTCCGAGGACGAGGTCCGCATCTACCTCGCGGTCCGCGAACTCGCCCACGCCCGGCTCTTCCGGTCGGCACGGTGGCTGCGACTGCACATCATCTCGTCGATCACGGACTACGCGCGGGGCATCCACATCCCCTTCGACCGCGTCGAGGAACTCGCGGCCGACATCGACCCGACCAACCAGGAGCAACTGCGCGACGCACTCGCCTCGGGTGCCCTCATCCCGCCGCGCACCGCTGAGCAGGACGCCGCACTCGCCCGGCTCGAGACGATGCTCGCCCTGGTGGAGGGCTGGGTCGACACGGTCACCGCTGCCGCCACCGTCCGTCTCCCCAAGGCCGGGGCGATCGCCGAGATGGTGCGCCGCCGCCGTGCGGCCGGTGGCCCGGCCGAGTCGGCGTTCGCCACACTCGTCGGCCTCGAGCTGCGTCCACGTCGTCTGCGTGAGGCCGCGGCGATGTGGCAGCGGGTGACCGACGAGCTCGGCGCCGAACAGCGCGACGCCCTCTGGTCGCACTTCGACCTCGTGCCGACCTCGGACGACGTCGACGCACCCGATGCCCTCGTCGCACGGCTGCGGAATCCGTCCCAGAGCGACGAGGACGACGCGTTCGACAGGGCCCTCGAGGACCTGTTGAACGACTCGACGGGTGCGCGCCCGCACGAGGACGAGTCCGGCCGTGTGGCGGACGACCCCGAGGGTGGAGCGGACGACGAGCCGGGGAACGACACGGGCGACCAGCCCCGCTGA
- a CDS encoding PDZ domain-containing protein, whose protein sequence is MTLFAPAPRRRSRARTVGWAFLIGAVVLGLLASLLPSPYLIEVPGPVYDTIGTQKQGTGKDAKDVKLIQVSGHETYPTAGALDMLTVGIQGDATNRPSWTSVIRAIFTRSQAVIPVEAIYPSGTTTEQVNERDSADMQASQQSAVAAALIQQGNDLPTELEVSAVQQGSAADGAIEKGDVITAFDGKPLTTNADAGSLREAVAQHGTASPATVTVERDGATKDVRVTPRSEQGTALLGVGVTERYEFPFKVSIRLQDVGGPSAGMMFALGIIDEITPGKLNGGKHVAGTGTITADGEVGPIGGIRQKLYGAADAGATVFLAPADNCDEVVGHVPDGLDVYSVSTLDQAVTDLQTIADGKSTAKLARCGS, encoded by the coding sequence GTGACCCTCTTCGCCCCCGCGCCCCGTCGTCGCTCGCGTGCCCGGACCGTCGGGTGGGCGTTCCTGATCGGCGCGGTCGTGCTGGGCCTGCTGGCGAGCCTGCTGCCCAGCCCGTACCTCATCGAGGTCCCCGGGCCGGTCTACGACACCATCGGCACGCAGAAGCAGGGGACGGGCAAGGACGCGAAGGACGTCAAGCTCATCCAGGTGTCCGGCCACGAGACGTACCCGACGGCAGGCGCCCTCGACATGCTCACCGTCGGCATCCAGGGCGACGCCACGAACCGTCCGTCGTGGACCAGCGTGATCCGCGCGATCTTCACCAGGTCGCAGGCGGTGATCCCGGTCGAGGCGATCTACCCGAGCGGCACCACGACCGAGCAGGTGAACGAGCGGGACTCCGCCGACATGCAGGCGTCGCAGCAGTCGGCCGTCGCCGCCGCCCTCATCCAGCAGGGGAACGACCTGCCCACGGAACTCGAGGTGAGCGCCGTGCAGCAGGGCTCAGCGGCCGACGGCGCGATCGAGAAGGGCGACGTCATCACGGCGTTCGACGGCAAGCCGCTCACGACCAACGCCGACGCAGGGAGCCTGCGCGAAGCCGTCGCGCAGCACGGCACCGCGAGCCCCGCGACCGTCACCGTCGAGCGGGACGGCGCGACGAAGGACGTCCGCGTGACGCCGCGCAGCGAGCAGGGCACGGCGCTGCTCGGTGTCGGCGTCACCGAGCGCTACGAGTTCCCCTTCAAGGTGTCGATCCGTCTGCAGGACGTCGGGGGCCCGTCAGCCGGCATGATGTTCGCGCTCGGGATCATCGACGAGATCACGCCGGGCAAGCTCAACGGCGGCAAGCACGTCGCGGGCACCGGCACGATCACGGCGGACGGCGAGGTCGGCCCCATCGGCGGGATCCGGCAGAAGCTCTACGGCGCCGCGGACGCTGGCGCCACGGTGTTCCTCGCCCCCGCGGACAACTGCGACGAGGTCGTCGGGCACGTACCGGACGGGCTCGACGTCTACAGCGTCTCCACGCTCGACCAGGCCGTCACCGACCTGCAGACGATCGCCGACGGCAAGAGCACCGCGAAGCTCGCCCGCTGCGGTTCCTGA
- a CDS encoding UPF0182 family protein: MVTIIVLAALVIAFFIFASLYTDYAWFAQLGFQQVLTTRWIAGTLMFLAGFLGMAVPVFVSIALAFRFRPVYAKLNSQLDRYQQVIEPLRRAVMIGIPVVLGIFAGLSTAGRWSMVLEYFNRTPFGKTDPQFGLDIGFYVFELPFWRSIVAYSSAVVLIAGLAALAASYLYGALRFGGCEVRISRAARIQLAVTAALYVALQAVSLWLDQYAALTKSNSLITGAQYTDVNAVIPGREIMAGIAAIVALLFIVTAVIGRWRISIVGTGLLLVAAIVVGGIYPWVVQRLQVKPSERTFESAYIERNIKATRDAYGVAGVEEQNYDATTEASSGALAQDAQTTANIRLIDPKIVSDTFSQLQQYRQYYQFPNELDVDRYDVKGETEDTVIAVRDIDLDGLSSAANTQYNRAFVYTHGYGVTAAYGNQRASDGKPVFLESGIPSNGALGDFQQRVYFGETSPPYSIVGAPKGTKDVELDYPSGSDDDNGGNATTTYAGDGGPSLGNFFNRLVYAAKFQSEQILLSNAVNKDSQILYDRDPITRVQKAAPYLTVDSDAYPAIVDHRIQWVVDGYTTSDAYPYSQSQSLSDSIAGAESSTYRTDQVNYIRNSVKATVDAYTGKVTLYTWDTKDPVLKTWQKIFPTSMKPVSSMSAELLDHVRYPTDLFKVQRSILGTYHVTNANSFYSGDDAWNTPQEPTSTATSDSDADTAATSTNALGAQTTTTANRANLQDPYYLTMKVPGQGTAYSLYTTYIPQQSAGANNRNVLTGYLAVNSDAGGAGKGEKASDYGKLTLLTMPKTDNIPGPGQVQSLFNGDSTVSQELNILKRGNSTVKQGNLLTLPVGGGFLYVQPVYVQSTSSGSYPLLQKVLVAFGDKIAFEDTLDEALNSLFGGDSGAAAGDSGASGSGSGSGSGSDSGSGSDTGSGSDTGSSGSGSTGGSTGSGSTDNDALQEALADAKAALQDRQEAYADNDLVAAAEADQRLQDAIEAATAAENGN; the protein is encoded by the coding sequence GTGGTCACGATCATCGTGCTGGCCGCACTGGTGATCGCCTTCTTCATCTTCGCCAGCCTGTACACCGACTACGCGTGGTTCGCGCAGCTCGGGTTCCAGCAGGTCCTCACGACCCGGTGGATCGCCGGGACCCTGATGTTCCTGGCGGGCTTCCTGGGCATGGCGGTCCCGGTCTTCGTGAGCATCGCGCTCGCGTTCCGGTTCCGGCCGGTGTACGCGAAGCTCAACTCGCAGCTCGACCGCTACCAGCAGGTCATCGAGCCGTTGCGGCGCGCCGTGATGATCGGCATCCCCGTGGTGCTCGGCATCTTCGCCGGGCTCTCGACGGCGGGCCGCTGGAGCATGGTCCTCGAGTACTTCAACCGCACGCCGTTCGGCAAGACCGACCCGCAGTTCGGACTGGACATCGGGTTCTACGTGTTCGAGCTGCCGTTCTGGCGCTCGATCGTGGCCTACTCATCGGCCGTCGTCCTCATCGCCGGCCTCGCTGCGCTCGCCGCGAGCTACCTCTACGGTGCGCTCCGCTTCGGTGGGTGCGAGGTCCGGATCTCCCGTGCCGCGCGCATCCAGCTCGCGGTCACGGCGGCGCTCTACGTCGCGCTGCAGGCCGTCAGCCTCTGGCTCGACCAGTACGCGGCGCTGACGAAGTCGAACTCGCTCATCACCGGTGCCCAGTACACCGACGTCAACGCGGTGATCCCGGGCCGCGAGATCATGGCGGGCATCGCGGCGATCGTCGCGCTGCTCTTCATCGTCACGGCGGTCATCGGTCGCTGGCGCATCTCGATCGTCGGGACGGGCCTGCTGCTCGTCGCCGCGATCGTCGTCGGCGGCATCTACCCGTGGGTCGTCCAGCGTCTGCAGGTGAAGCCCTCGGAGCGCACCTTCGAGTCGGCCTACATCGAGCGGAACATCAAGGCCACGCGTGACGCCTACGGCGTCGCCGGGGTAGAGGAGCAGAACTACGACGCCACGACCGAGGCGAGCTCGGGCGCCCTGGCGCAGGACGCCCAGACGACGGCGAACATCCGCCTCATCGACCCGAAGATCGTCTCCGACACCTTCAGTCAGCTGCAGCAGTACCGGCAGTACTACCAGTTCCCGAACGAGCTCGACGTCGACCGCTACGACGTCAAGGGCGAGACCGAGGACACCGTGATCGCCGTGCGCGACATCGACCTCGACGGCCTCAGCTCGGCTGCGAACACCCAGTACAACCGGGCGTTCGTCTACACCCACGGCTACGGCGTCACCGCGGCCTACGGCAACCAGCGCGCGAGCGACGGGAAGCCGGTGTTCCTCGAGTCCGGTATCCCGTCGAACGGTGCGCTGGGCGACTTCCAGCAGCGCGTGTACTTCGGTGAGACCTCGCCGCCCTACTCGATCGTGGGTGCCCCGAAGGGTACGAAGGACGTCGAACTCGACTACCCGTCCGGCTCCGACGACGACAACGGCGGCAACGCGACCACCACGTACGCCGGCGACGGCGGTCCGAGCCTCGGCAACTTCTTCAACCGGCTCGTCTACGCCGCGAAGTTCCAGTCGGAGCAGATCCTGCTCTCGAACGCGGTGAACAAGGACTCGCAGATCCTCTACGACCGCGACCCGATCACCCGCGTGCAGAAGGCCGCGCCGTACCTGACCGTCGACAGCGACGCCTACCCGGCGATCGTCGACCACCGCATCCAGTGGGTGGTGGACGGCTACACCACGAGCGACGCGTACCCGTACTCGCAGAGCCAGAGCCTGTCGGACAGCATCGCCGGCGCCGAGTCCTCGACGTACCGCACCGACCAGGTGAACTACATCCGGAACTCGGTGAAGGCCACGGTCGACGCGTACACGGGCAAGGTGACGCTGTACACGTGGGACACGAAGGACCCGGTCCTGAAGACCTGGCAGAAGATCTTCCCGACGTCGATGAAGCCGGTTTCGAGCATGAGCGCCGAGCTCCTCGACCACGTGCGGTACCCGACCGACCTGTTCAAGGTGCAGCGCTCGATCCTCGGCACGTACCACGTGACCAACGCGAACTCGTTCTACTCGGGTGACGACGCGTGGAACACCCCGCAGGAACCGACGAGCACGGCGACGTCGGACAGTGACGCCGACACCGCGGCGACGTCGACGAACGCGCTCGGCGCGCAGACGACGACGACCGCCAACAGGGCGAACCTGCAGGACCCGTACTACCTGACGATGAAGGTGCCGGGGCAGGGGACGGCGTACTCGCTGTACACGACCTACATCCCGCAGCAGTCCGCCGGGGCGAACAACCGCAACGTGCTGACCGGGTACCTGGCGGTGAACTCCGACGCGGGTGGAGCCGGCAAGGGCGAGAAGGCGTCGGACTACGGGAAACTCACGTTGTTGACGATGCCGAAGACCGACAACATCCCGGGCCCCGGGCAGGTGCAGAGCCTGTTCAACGGTGACTCGACCGTGTCGCAGGAGCTGAACATCCTGAAGCGGGGCAACTCGACCGTGAAGCAGGGCAACCTGCTCACGCTCCCGGTCGGCGGTGGGTTCCTCTACGTGCAGCCCGTCTACGTCCAGTCGACCTCGAGTGGTTCGTACCCGCTGCTGCAGAAGGTCCTCGTGGCCTTCGGCGACAAGATCGCGTTCGAGGACACCCTCGACGAGGCCCTGAACTCGCTGTTCGGCGGTGACTCCGGTGCCGCCGCCGGCGACTCCGGCGCGAGCGGTTCCGGTTCCGGCAGTGGTTCCGGATCCGACAGCGGTTCCGGCTCCGACACGGGGTCCGGTTCCGACACGGGTTCCTCGGGCTCCGGCTCGACCGGCGGCTCGACGGGATCCGGCTCGACCGACAACGACGCCCTGCAGGAGGCCCTGGCCGACGCCAAGGCAGCCCTGCAGGACCGTCAGGAGGCCTACGCCGACAACGACCTGGTCGCTGCGGCGGAAGCCGACCAGCGCCTCCAGGACGCGATCGAGGCCGCCACGGCAGCCGAGAACGGCAACTGA
- a CDS encoding carbon-nitrogen hydrolase family protein, with protein MATLTIAAAQFAPVDDPVANLDTVRAAAADAAARGADLLVTPEYTSYFTADIDDRFVAAAQPLEGPFVSGLRDVARETGIALVVGVAESTDTPERFRNTLVAVLPSGDLAATYRKVHLYDAFGSRESDRIASGDPEQLPVFELHGVRIGLETCYDLRFPEVTRRLAAPETGAADVVVLPAEWVRGPGKEHHWRTLLTARAIENTVWVVGVGQTPPIGIGGSVVLDPSGVAVASAGASPTTLAATIDTAVTDAVRRVNPSLSLRRYDVALRPLPGGPGQP; from the coding sequence ATGGCCACCCTCACGATCGCGGCGGCGCAGTTCGCCCCCGTGGACGACCCAGTCGCCAACCTCGACACCGTGCGCGCCGCCGCCGCCGACGCGGCCGCCCGCGGCGCGGACCTCCTCGTCACGCCGGAGTACACCTCGTACTTCACCGCCGACATCGACGATCGTTTCGTGGCGGCCGCGCAGCCCCTGGAGGGTCCGTTCGTCTCGGGCCTCCGCGACGTCGCCCGCGAGACCGGGATCGCCCTCGTCGTCGGGGTCGCTGAGTCGACGGACACGCCGGAGCGCTTCCGGAACACCCTGGTCGCGGTGCTCCCGTCGGGCGACCTGGCAGCGACGTACCGAAAGGTCCACCTCTACGACGCCTTCGGCTCGCGGGAGTCGGACCGCATCGCGTCCGGCGACCCGGAGCAGCTGCCGGTCTTCGAGCTCCACGGAGTCCGCATCGGGCTCGAGACCTGCTACGACCTGCGCTTCCCCGAGGTCACCAGACGGCTCGCCGCTCCGGAGACCGGAGCGGCCGACGTCGTCGTCCTCCCCGCGGAGTGGGTGCGCGGTCCCGGCAAGGAGCACCACTGGCGCACGCTCCTCACCGCTCGCGCGATCGAGAACACCGTCTGGGTCGTCGGGGTCGGCCAGACGCCGCCGATCGGGATCGGCGGCTCGGTCGTCCTCGACCCGTCGGGTGTCGCGGTCGCCTCGGCAGGCGCCTCGCCGACGACGCTCGCCGCCACGATCGACACCGCCGTCACCGACGCCGTCCGGCGGGTGAACCCGTCGCTGTCGCTGCGGCGGTACGACGTCGCACTGCGCCCCCTGCCTGGAGGCCCGGGGCAGCCCTGA